A single region of the Balaenoptera ricei isolate mBalRic1 chromosome 12, mBalRic1.hap2, whole genome shotgun sequence genome encodes:
- the LOC132376336 gene encoding LOW QUALITY PROTEIN: receptor-binding cancer antigen expressed on SiSo cells-like (The sequence of the model RefSeq protein was modified relative to this genomic sequence to represent the inferred CDS: substituted 1 base at 1 genomic stop codon) has protein sequence MAITQFRLFKVCTCLATVFSFLKRLICRPGRGWKLSGDQITLPTTVDYSSVPKRTDVEEWASRDEEAPTSVKIEGGNGNVATQHNALEQLEPDYFKDMTPTIRKTQKIIIKKREPFNSGIPDGSTGFSSRLAATQDMPFIHQSPEXGDLDTCQENTNAWEEEEDAAWQAEEVLRQQKIADREKRAAEQQRKKMGKEAQRLMKKQQNKIGVKLP, from the coding sequence ATGGCTATCACACAGTTTCGGTTATTTAAAGTTTGTACCTGCCTAGCAACAGTATTCTCATTCCTAAAGAGATTAATATGCAGACCTGGCAGAGGATGGAAATTAAGTGGAGACCAAATAACCTTGCCAACTACAGTTGATTATTCATCAGTTCCTAAGCGGACAGATGTTGAAGAGTGGGCTTCCCGGGATGAAGAGGCACCCACAAGTGTAAAGAttgaaggagggaatgggaaTGTGGCAACACAGCACAATGCTTTAGAACAACTGGAACCTGACTATTTTAAGGACATGACACCAACTATAAGGAAAACCCAGAAAATCATTATTAAGAAGAGAGAACCATTCAATTCTGGCATCCCAGACGGTAGCACAGGTTTCTCTAGTAGACTAGCAGCTACACAAGATATGCCTTTTATTCATCAATCTCCTGAATGAGGTGACTTGGATACCTGTCAGGAAAATACCAATGcatgggaagaagaagaagatgcgGCCTGGCAAGCCGAAGAAGTTCTGAGGCAGCAGAAGATagcagacagagaaaagagagcagCGGAacaacaaaggaagaaaatgggaaaggaagcacAGCGGCTAATGAAgaagcaacaaaacaaaattggTGTGAAACTTCCATAA